A genomic window from Hyla sarda isolate aHylSar1 chromosome 10, aHylSar1.hap1, whole genome shotgun sequence includes:
- the UBE2J2 gene encoding ubiquitin-conjugating enzyme E2 J2 has protein sequence MSSNSNKRAPTTATQRLKQDYLRIKKDPVPYICAEPLPSNILEWHYVVHGPEMTPYEGGYYHGKLIFPREFPFKPPSIYMITPNGRFKCNTRLCLSITDFHPDTWNPAWSVSTILTGLLSFMVEKGPTLGSIETSDFTKRQLAAQSLAYNLKDKVFCELFPEVVEEIKQKQRVQEELNNRPQTLPLPDVVPDTEAHIGQNGAALLNGHVPLAAANHPGLQQPNRNHGLLGGALANVFVIVGFAAFAYTVKYVLRSIAQE, from the exons atgaGCAGCAACAGTAACAAGAGAGCACCAACCACTGCAACCCAAAGGCTAAAGCAGGATTATTTAAGGATCAAAAAAGACCCAGTGCCTTACATCTGCGCTGAACCCCTTCCTTCCAATATTTTGGAATG GCATTATGTGGTCCATGGACCTGAGATGACACCTTATGAAG GTGGCTACTATCACGGAAAGCTAATATTCCCCAGAGAATTCCCATTCAAACCTCCTAGTATTTATATGATAACTCCTAATGGACGGTTTAAGTGTAACACACG ACTCTGCCTTTCAATCACAGACTTCCATCCCGACACTTGGAATCCGGCATGGTCAGTATCCACAATCCTCACAGGGCTCCTCAGCTTTATGGTGGAGAAAGGACCCACACTGGGCAGCATAGAGACCTCAGACTTTACA aaGCGACAACTTGCAGCACAAAGTTTAGCATATAACCTAAAGGATAAAGTTTTCTGTGAGCTTTTCCCAGAGGTAGTAGAG GAAATAAAACAGAAGCAACGAGTGCAAGAAGAGTTAAACAACCGGCCGCAAACACTTCCTCTCCCTGACGTAGTGCCCGACACGGAAGCTCACATCGGTCAAAACGGCGCTGCACTTTTAAATGGTCATGTCCCTCTGGCAGCAGCAAATCACCCGGGTCTACAACAGCCAAACCGTAACcatggactcttggggggcgcatTGGCCAATGTCTTTGTCATAGTGGGTTTTGCTGCCTTTGCCTACACAGTCAAGTATGTACTGAGAAGCATAGCTCAGGAATGA